GTTGGCTTCAAACAATTGGACACGGCCTTGCAGCAAATGAGTGTTTTGGCCCGGCTGCGCTGGCATCCGTTCGAGTTGAACCCGAATATGCCACGCGAAGGTCAAAACCTGCGCGACCATATCATGGAGAAATACGGAACCACCGCCGAACAAAGCCAGCAAGCGCGGGACAGGCTCACGTCGATTGGCGCAGAGTTGGGGTTTACGTTCAACTTCGGCGACGAAAGCCGGATGGTGAATACGTTTGCCGCACATCAGTTGCTGGATTGGGCAGAAGGGCAAGGTCGACAACACCCGCTGAAACTTGCCCTATTTGATGCGTACTTTACCCGGCAGAAGGACGTCTCGGACACTGAGGTCTTGCTGGATGCCGTTCGATCAGTCGGGCTTGATGCGGAAGCTGCTCGGCAAGCGCTTGAAAGTGGCAAACACACGGGCCCCGTTCGCGAGAAACAGCAATTCTGGACCAGCCGAGGTATTTCCGGCGTACCGTCCATGGTGTTTGGCGGAAAATACCTGCTGACTGGGGCGCAAGGGACCGAAACCTATGCGCAAGTCTTGCAACGATGCCTGTCCGAGGCCGCCTGACCCCTTCCCCTGACCGCTATGGGCGGATATGAGGCCGGCATGGAATGGAAAATCACCGATGGTCTGACCAGCTATGACGACGCCGTGGCCTTCATGGAGGCCCGCGTCGCAGGGATCGCGCGTGGCGACGCTGAAGAATGCGTTTGGCTGCTGGAACATCCGCCCCTTTACACCGCAGGCACCTCAGCCAAGATTGAGGACCTGACCGATCCTGACCGGTTTCCGGTCTATGAAAGCAAGCGCGGCGGCGAATACACTTATCACGGGCCCGGTCAGCGTGTGGCCTATGTCATGCTGGATCTCAACAGGCGTGGACGCGATGTACGCCAGTTTGTGAAGCAGTTGGAGACTTGGGTGATCTCGGCGCTGGCTGAATTCAATGTACACGGTGAGATTCGCGACGGGCGCGTTGGTGTTTGGGTCCGCCGCGATGACAAGCCGCTGACAGTGACCGGCAAGCCAGCAGAAGATAAGATCGCGGCCATCGGCCTGCGCCTGCGCAAATGGGTCAGCTTTCACGGCATCTCGGTTAACGTGGAACCGGATCTGGAGCATTTCTCAGGCATCGTGCCGTGTGGCATAACTGAGTATGGCGTGACCTCTCTGGTTGATCTGGGGCTTCCCGTCACTATGGCTGATCTTGATGCAGCTTTGGAGAAGACGTTTACTGAGGTCTTTGGCTCAAAAGACGCGTGAAAACCCCATCGAACCGCAAGGCGAATCGGTGTTAGCGCGCAAGTATCAGAACAATATGCTCAGGCGAATGGCTCTGTTTCCGAAGCCTTACGCAATTAACCCTGAATGCCCTGGGTTTATCAGTTTCTTCAGCTAATTTTTAACTCTTTTAGATACAAAGGGACCGTTAACGAGTAATATGAAACTGCCAATCAAGAGTGAGTGGTATGTTAACCGGTGATCCAGGGCTCGCCCTCGAAATCCGAGAAGTGTTTGGTTACGAGTCTGCCGTTCCGACCCCAAATCGGAACGGCAATTCTCTTTCCCCTGCCTGATAGACGACTGAACTTCGCGCCCCTTTAAAGAGTGCTGGTCAAAAATCCGTCGCAGGCGTAAAACTGAAACCCAGCTTTACAAAGCAGCTTTGATCTTTTCGGCGTGCTGCGCGATCTGTTCGAAGTCGCCCATGTTCCCCGGCGGGCGCATCGACACGCCTTCGTGACGCGGCAGAACGTGAAAATGAAGGTGGAAGACCTCTTGCCCGCCTGCCGCTTCATTGAACTGTTGGATCGTCACCCCATCCGCATCAAATGCCGCCTTGGCGGCCTGCGCCATTTTTTGAACGGTATTCATCACCGCCGCCAGTTGCTCGGGCGTGGCATCCAGAACATTGCGACATGGGGTTTTCGGAATCACAAGCAAATGACCATCGGATCGCGGCATGATGTCCATAAACGCCAGCGTCTCGTCATCCTCGTACACACGGGTCGAGGGGATCTCATTGCGCAGGATTTTGGCAAAGATGTTGTCTGGATCGTAGTCAGCCATATTCAGTCTCCGGATTGCGGGTGTCGGCGTAGTTCTGAGACGCCAGTTCATGACGGTCAAGGCGGATATCTGCCAAGCGCCTGTTTCAACCCGGTGCTTATGGCTTGAAAACCGGGCGAGCATCCCCAGATAGATGCCGTTCGAGGCCTGAAAATCGCGGGGCAGCCCCCTGCCCGCGACAATTAATCTTGATCCAGATCAAACTCGGCCATTGAAGGTGCTCTCTTCGCAATCTAAAACCAGCAGGAATCCCGCGCGTTGGAGAGGTCCGACTGCGCGGTGTAGTTGCAACAGGAGGCACCTATAATGGCAGACGCAGCCATTCATGGTCACGACCATGAAGACGAGCGCAGCTTTTTCCAGCGCTGGTTCATGTCGACCAACCACAAGGACATCGGGATTCTGTACCTGATCGTTTCGGCCCTGGCCGGTCTGATCTCGGTGGCGATGACCGTTTACATGCGGCTCGAGCTGATGCACCCGGGCGTTCAGTACATGTGTCTGGAAGGCTTCATGGCCGACCCATGTACCCCCAACGGGCATCTGTGGAACGTTATGATCACCTATCACGGTGTTCTGATGATGTTCTTCGTGGTCATTCCCGCCCTGTTCGGCGGATTTGGCAACTATTTCATGCCGTTGCAGATTGGCGCGCCGGATATGGCTTTCCCGCGGATGAACAACCTGTCCTTCTGGCTGTATGTCGCCGGTACGTCGCTGGGTGTGGCCTCGCTGCTCAGCCCCGGCGGTAACGACCAGCTTGGTTCGGGCGTCGGCTGGGTTCTGTATCCGCCGCTGTCCACGACCGAGGGCGGCATGTCCATGGACCTTGCGATCTTTGCCGTGCACGTATCGGGCGCCTCCTCGATCCTCGGCGCGATCAACATGATCACCACCTTTCTGAACATGCGTGCCCCGGGCATGACCCTGTTCAAGGTGCCGCTGTTCAGCTGGTCGATCTTCGTCACGTCGTGGCTGATTCTGCTGTCGCTGCCGGTTCTGGCAGGCGCGATCACCATGTTGCTGATGGACCGCAACTTCGGCTTCACCTTCTTTGACCCGGCCGGTGGTGGTGACCCGATCCTGTATCAGCACATTCTGTGGTTCTTCGGCCACCCAGAAGTGTACATCGTGATCCTGCCCGGCTTTGGCATCATCAGCCACGTCATTGCGACCTTCGCGCGCAAGCCGATCTTCGGCTACCTGCCGATGGTCTGGGCGATCATCGCGATTGGTGTTCTGGGCTTCGTCGTGTGGGCGCACCACATGTACACCGTTGGCATGTCGCTGCGTCAGCAGGCTTATTTCATGCTGGCCACGATGGTCATCGCGGTTCCGACAGGCGTTAAGGTCTTCTCGTGGATTGCGACCATGTGGGGCGGCTCGATCGAGTTCAAAACTCCGATGCTGTTTGCCTTTGGCTTCCTTTTCCTGTTCACCGTTGGTGGTGTGACCGGTGTGGTTCTGTCGCAGGCTGGTGTCGACCGTGCCTATCACGACACCTACTACGTCGTGGCCCACTTCCACTACGTGATGAGCTTGGGTGCTGTCTTCGCGATCTTCGCTGGCGTGTACTTCTACTTCTCGAAGATGACAGGCCGTCAGTATTCCGAGTTCTGGGGCAAGGTTCACTTCTGGATGTTCTTCATTGGCGCCAACCTGACCTTCTTCCCGCAGCACTTCCTGGGCCGTCAAGGCATGCCGCGCCGCTACATCGACTACCCCGAGGCATTCGCCCAGTGGAACTTCGTATCGTCGATTGGTGCGTTCATCTCGTTCGCCTCGTTCCTGCTGTTCTTCGGCATTGTGTTCTACGCCCTGTTCCGTGGCGCGAAAGAGACGCGTCCGAACCCGTGGAACGAATACGCCGACACACTGGAATGGACCCTGCCCTCGCCGCCGCCCGAACACACGTTCGAGCAGCTGCCCAAGCAGGAAGACTGGGACAAGGGCCACGCGCACTAACCCCAACATGATCCAAAGAAACCCCGCCCAAGTGGCGGGGTTTTTCTTTGCGCGTGCTTCACGTTCGCCAATTGCAGCAAAATCAGGTATCATATGCAGGCAAGACAGCCGGAGGGTCGTCTATGCCTGAAATCGACTTTTGGTACTCTATCGGCAGCACCTATACCTACCTCACCGTGATGCGTTTGGATGAGTGGTGTGCCGAACACGACGCCACCGTAAACTGGCGCCCCTTCAACGTGCGCACTGTCATGTCGGCCCAGCAGAACGTTCCCTTTGCAGGCAAACCCGTGAAATCAGCCTATATGTGGCGCGACATTGAGCGGCGCTGTGCCAAGTACCACATTCATGCCAAACTGCCCGCGCCCTACCCGGTCTCAGACTTGGCTTTGGCCAATCAGGTCGCCGTTCTGGGAATGAAAGAAGGATGGGGCAAATCCTTTACCCAGGCTTTGTACCGCATCTGGTTCGAGGAAGGTATCGAAGCCGGAAGCGAAAGCGCCCTGTCCGAGGCCTTGTTGCGCTGCCAGCAAGACCCTCGTCTGGCGCTGGGACGAGCCCGCAGCGCAGACGTCATTGCAACGCTTGAGGCTGAAACTGAAACGGCCGTGAAACTGGGTGTATTTGGCGCGCCAAGCTTTGTTGTCCGGCAAGAAGTGTTCTGGGGAGATGACCGTTTGGACGATGCCCTGTCCTGGGCCCGTGTCGGGCACGTCATCTGATCAAAACCCGTCGACACAAGAACGTCCTGCGCTATGTTCGCGATATGCCGTATACATGGAATCAGACGTCCGAAACGGAACAAGAACTGCGCCTGTGGCCGCACAACTCTCTGCCTCCGCGCGGAGCTATGATCACTATACTTTCTGTGTTCCTGTTTGGCCTGATCCCCTTGCTGGCCATGCTGGGGTCCGTGGTTCTGTGGGGGTTGTTACCCTTTCTTCTGATCACGGTATTTGGCCTTTGGTTGGCCATTCAGACCAACTATCGCGCACGCAGCGTTTTCGAGGTTTTGACACTGTCTGATACGCAAGCGCATCTGGTGCACTACACACCCGGCAAAGACCAGCAGGAATGGTCCTGCAACCGCTTTTGGGCAAGGACGGAAATGCATGAGAAAGGTGGCCCCGTCCCCCACTATGTCACGCTTGTCGGTGACGGGCGAGAGGTCGAGATCGGTTCGTTTTTATCGGAAGATGAGCGGATAACGCTTTATGACGAACTCAGCACAAGACTGCGCGAACCGGTCGCGCAGTAGGTCATCGTTCATTTTGATGTCTCAGCAGTTGCCATTCGATGCGGCGCAGAGGTGATCTTTGACCATCGGGCCAACTTTGCCAAAATCCATCTGTCCGGTGTAACGAGTCTTCAACTCACCCATGACTTTGCCCATGTCTCGGATGGATCCGGCCCCGGTTGCGGTGATCGCAGTCTGAATCGCCTTTGACACCTCGTCATCATCCAGCTGCTTGGGCAGAAATTCCTCAATGACCGCAACTTCCTGCATCTCGCGTTCGGCCAGATCCAAACGACCGCCTTCTTCATAGGCACGCGCGCTTTCTTTGCGTTGCTTGGTCATTTTACCAAGGATTTCAAGCACCTCAGCGTCACCGCAGCCTTTGACTTCTTCGTTGTCCAAGGCGCGCGCCGCGATATCGCGGTCCTTGATGGCCGCGTTGATCAACCGCAACGTCGACAGACGCTCGGCTGCTTTGTCCTTCATTGCTTGCTTCAGGGCGGCATTCACCCGTGATCGCATGTCCATTTGGTTTGTCCATCCCCATGACAACGGAACCCCGACCATATCTAAACAAAAAGCCTGACACAACAGGGAGTGAATACCCCTAAGTCATTGAAAAACAACAATAGCCAAAAATTTGAACAGACTTGACCCAAGCGCCCAACCCCCTTAGGTATGCGCCGGTTTACCTTGCAGGAGAGTCGCGCCATGGCCCAGAACGCCCCGTCCAAGCCCACCGCATGTCTGGCATTGGCCGATGGGACATTGTTTTACGGCATAGGCTTCGGTGCCACCGGACAAACAGTGGCCGAGTTGTGCTTTAACACAGCCATGACCGGGTATCAGGAAATCATGACCGACCCATCTTATGCCGGTCAGATCGTGACATTCACCTTCCCGCATATCGGCAATGTCGGCGTGAACCCTGAAGATGACGAAACCAATGATCCGGTTGCTGCAGGCATGGTCGTTAAATGGGACCCGACCGAGCCTTCGAACTGGCGTTCAGCCGAAGAGCTTAAAGGCTGGCTGGCCCGTCGCGGCCGCATCGCAATCGGCGGCGTCGACACCCGTCGCCTGACGCGTGCCATCCGCCAACAAGGCGCACCTCATGTCGCGTTGGCCCATGACCCCGAGGGCAATTTTGACATCGAAGCGCTGGTGGCAGCCGCACGTGGATTTGCCGGCCTGGAGGGCATGGACCTGGCCAAGGACGTAACCTGTGCTCAAAGCTATCGCTGGGACGAAATGCGTTGGGCCTGGCCTGACGGGTACACGCGTCAGGAAGCCCCTGCGCACAAGGTTGTGGCCGTCGATTACGGTGCGAAACGCAACATTCTGCGCTGCCTTGCGTCTGCGGGATGTGATGTGACGGTTCTACCTGCAACGGCAACTGCTGCCGAAGTGCTGGCCCACCAGCCCGATGGTGTGTTCCTGTCAAACGGTCCCGGTGATCCGGCGGCGACCGGGGAATACGCCGTACCGATGATCAAAGAGATTCTGGACACCACAGATCTGCCTGTTTTCGGTATCTGCCTTGGCCACCAGATGCTAGCGCTGGCCTTGGGCGGCCAGACGGTCAAGATGAACCACGGCCACCACGGCGCAAACCACCCGGTCAAGGATCTGGACACCGGCAAAGTTGAGATCACATCGATGAACCACGGCTTTGCAGTTGATGCTCAGTCCCTGCCAGACGGCGTTGTAGAGACCCACCGGTCGCTGTTTGACGGCTCGAACTGCGGTATCCGCATGACAGACCGGCCTGTTTATTCGGTTCAGTATCACCCGGAAGCGTCCCCCGGACCTCAGGACAGTTTCTATCTGTTTGAGCGCTTCGCCGACGCCATGGAAAAGAAAAAGCAAAGCGCATAACACTCAAACTGTGCAGTGTTAACGGCACGTTAACCTTGATTGAACAACCCTGAGCACGGGTAACTGTGCCAGGGTTCTTTTTATGATTGAGCTAAATCTCCAAAATTTCACAACCGCGTCTCCAATCCCAGCCCCCGGATTTCGAAAACCGCTGGGCACCTGTCTGGTAGAAGGCGGAACTCTGACACAGTCGGAACTTGACCACGCCTTGCATTTGCAATCCCAGCAAAACGCGCCTTTGGGCGAAATTTTGGTGAGTGAAGGGTTTGCCACCAGGCAAGACGTCCTGAACGCCTTGTCTGTCCAGTCCGGTTGGCAGATTGCGGACTTGGAACAGATCCCGCCTATGCCGGGGCTGTGCGACCTGAAACCGGTAGGTTTTTGGTTGAAACACAACGTGATTCCGTGGATGCGGGTTGGCCCGCTCCTGTTGGTTGCGACCGCGCGTCCGGATCGGTTTCCAGCTGTCACAAACAACATGCGGGATTGCGACTACACGATCATTCCAGTTCTTGCGGCTTCTGATCAGATCGACCGCACTATTGCCCGACAGTTTTCACGCCCTTTGGCCGAGGCTGCAGAAACACGGGTTGATGCGGATCAAAGTTGCCGCAACTGGACGATTGGGTCGCGCATCGTACCGTCTGTTTCAGCGCTTGGAATTATTGCGTTGTTTTTTGCTTTCCCGTGGTTTGGGATGGCGACCCTGCTTGCCGCGGCTGTGGGAACTTTAATTCTCTTTGCTGTTCTTCGCCTTGCCGGTACTTTTGCCTATTTGCGCCACAGCTTTCGTCAGAAGCCAGAAGCGTCTGATGCAGCCATCCCGTTACGCCAGCCCTGCGTCTCAATCATGGTGCCACTGTACAAAGAGCGCGAGATTGCGAATGCGCTTGTGCACCGGTTGAAACGACTGACCTACCCCAAGGCGCTTCTGGACGTCATCTTGGTCCTGGAAGAAAAGGACGAAGTCACGCGCGCAACTCTGGCGCAAGTGGATCTGCCCAGTTGGATGCGGATCGTCGAGGTGCCCGAATTGGGCAGGCTGACCACCAAACCACGTGCCATGAACTATGCTTTGGACTTTTGCCGAGGCGACTATGTTGGCGTCTGGGATGCCGAAGACGCGCCGCAACCGGATCAGATCGAACGGGTGGTCGCACATTTCACGCTGGCCGCTCCGCAGGTCGTGTGTCTTCAGGGCAGCCTTGACTACTACAACCCGCGCACAAACTGGCGCTCTCGCTGCTTCACCATCGAATACAACAGTTGGTTTCGCATCATCCTGCCGGGAATTGCGCGTATGGGACTTGTCGTTCCACTGGGTGGGACCACCTTTTTCTTTCGTCGAGACAAGCTGTTGGAATTGGGCGGCTGGGATGCCCACAACGTGACCGAAGATGCCGATCTTGGCGTGCGGCTGTGCCGGGCCGGATACCGGACCGAACTGGTGGACACCACAACTTATGAAGAAGCAAATTTTCGCGCCTGGCCTTGGGTGAAGCAGCGTTCACGCTGGCTCAAGGGTTTCATGGTAACGTATCTCGTGCACATGCGATCCCCTCAGAAACTGCTGCGCGATCTGGGTGTCGCGCAGTTTCTAGGGTTTCAGGCGTTTTTTCTGGGCACGTTGGGGCAATTCTTACTGGCCCCTGTGTTATGGCTTTTCTGGCTGTCGACGCTGGGTTTGGTTAATCCAATGGCGCAAGTTGTTCCACAACAGGTAGCTACCGCACTTATAATTCTGTTTTTGACAACCGAGGCGCTGAGTGTTTGCGTCGGATGCATTGCCGTCTGGGCGCGCGAGCGGCGGTTTTTGTTGCCCTGGGTTCCAACCATGGCTCTGTACTACCCGTTGGGCGTGGTTGCCGCCTACAAAGCTTTGTGGGAACTGGCGACGAATCCCTTCTTCTGGGACAAAACCCAACATGGGCAAGCCAGCGAAGATCAGCCGCTGGCCTGATACTTATTTGTCGCGCAGGCTTGCATCCTGTTTCAGTCGCGTCATGAACGCGATCGAGATATGGTCCTTCAGTGCCCGTGCTGCGGCCTCTTCATCCCTTGCGGCAATGGCTTCGACAATGCCCTTATGTTCACTTTGGGCGATTTCTCCACGCCCCTGCACCGCCAGTGAGGTCGTTGCCATCAGAGCCATTGTCCGGTGCACAAGATCAAGTTGCTGCACCAGATAGCGGTTATGAGATGCCAGATGGATCTGCTCATGAAAGCGCCGGTTCGCGCGCGACAAGGCTGATGGGTCATCAACCAGTTTGTCGTCTTCGATGACCATCTCCTGCAGAACCTTGATCTCTTCTTCGGTCGCATGTTTGGCCGCGAGGCTCGCAGCCAACCCCTCCAGTTCCCGACGTACGATATACAGCTCAGCCATCTGGTTGTGATCCAGCGAGGCAACAATCAGCGACCGCCCGTCCCGTTCCAGCAGTGACTGTGTCTCAAGCCGCTGCAGCGCTTCGCGGATCGGCGTCCGTGACACTCCGAACCGTTCGGCCAGCTCGCTTTCCACCAGACGATCACCGGGCTTGTAGACACCCACATCGATAGCTTCGAGTATCAGGCTGTAGGCATCCTTGGTGGGGGATCGGGTCTGGCTCATGGGGTTCATTATCTCCTCGTTCGGACATGTCTATCCGTCCAAAGGGGGAACGATCAAGTAGAGCATTGAAAACATCGCGCCCGCGCCCTACACCCTGCTTATGGTCAAACCGGCTTTTTCTCATGTCACACAGTGGGTGTTCGATCTGGACAATACCCTTTACCCGCCACACATGCGTCTGTTCGATCAGATCGAAGTTCTGATGACGGATTATGTCATGCGGGCCATAGGTGTAGAGCAGGCCGAAGCGGACCGTTTGCGGGCGCATTACTGGCGCGAATACGGCACCACGCTGGCCGGATTGATGGCCGAACATGATCTGGACCCGGACCCGTATCTGCACGCCGTTCATCAAGTGGACATGAGCCATATGGACCCGGATGCGGCCTTGGCCGACCACATTCGCGCCCTGCCCGGGCGACGTATTGTCTATACCAACGGCAGCGCTCCTTACGCCGAACGGGTGCTTGAGGCGCGCGGCCTTTCCGGACTGTTCGATGCAATCTATGGCGTGGAACATGCAGGTTATCGGCCAAAGCCCGAAAAAGCAGCCTTTGAGGCCATCTTTGCCCAGGATGGTATCCAAGCTGAAAAAGCTGCCATGTTCGAGGATGATCCGCGCAATCTGGCGGCGCCGCACGAGATGGGAATGCGGACTGTGCACGTGGCGCCTGACCCGCATGACGCCGATCACATCCACCATCACACGGACGATTTGACGGCGTTTCTGGCCCGCCTGCGATAGGCTGTCACACTGCGACGATCCGCACATTCTGCACCTGCATCCTCGTCCCTATATGCACATCAGCGACGAACAGATGGAGACCTAAATGACCGCGATCGAGATGACCGGCCGCCTGCCGATGTGGCAGCGCCTTTTCTTTGCAATCCCTGTATTCGGGTGGCTGGCCCGCGATGCGGTCAATGGCAAGGCCGAAGATCTGTATTACACCGCCGGTGCGATTTTCAGCATGTGGGGCTGTTCCATCATGTTGTTCGGCCTGCCCGGTCTCTTCATACCTGCCCTGATGATGGTGCCGGTGATGTTTTTGATTCTCGTCCTGATTTCGCGGGGCTGAGGCACGGGACAGGATGTCACTTGGCGCTTGGGGTCGAACCGAACTAGGTTCTGCCCAAACCGATGAGAGGCGCCATGACTGACAGCTGTGACATCCTGATTTCCGGCGGTGGCATCGCCGGCCTGACCGCAGCAGCGGTTTTCGGAAC
The genomic region above belongs to Ruegeria sp. HKCCD4315 and contains:
- a CDS encoding DsbA family oxidoreductase; its protein translation is MTSTENRPIVQIDIVSDVVCPWCIVGFKQLDTALQQMSVLARLRWHPFELNPNMPREGQNLRDHIMEKYGTTAEQSQQARDRLTSIGAELGFTFNFGDESRMVNTFAAHQLLDWAEGQGRQHPLKLALFDAYFTRQKDVSDTEVLLDAVRSVGLDAEAARQALESGKHTGPVREKQQFWTSRGISGVPSMVFGGKYLLTGAQGTETYAQVLQRCLSEAA
- the lipB gene encoding lipoyl(octanoyl) transferase LipB; translation: MEWKITDGLTSYDDAVAFMEARVAGIARGDAEECVWLLEHPPLYTAGTSAKIEDLTDPDRFPVYESKRGGEYTYHGPGQRVAYVMLDLNRRGRDVRQFVKQLETWVISALAEFNVHGEIRDGRVGVWVRRDDKPLTVTGKPAEDKIAAIGLRLRKWVSFHGISVNVEPDLEHFSGIVPCGITEYGVTSLVDLGLPVTMADLDAALEKTFTEVFGSKDA
- a CDS encoding HIT family protein gives rise to the protein MADYDPDNIFAKILRNEIPSTRVYEDDETLAFMDIMPRSDGHLLVIPKTPCRNVLDATPEQLAAVMNTVQKMAQAAKAAFDADGVTIQQFNEAAGGQEVFHLHFHVLPRHEGVSMRPPGNMGDFEQIAQHAEKIKAAL
- the ctaD gene encoding cytochrome c oxidase subunit I, whose product is MADAAIHGHDHEDERSFFQRWFMSTNHKDIGILYLIVSALAGLISVAMTVYMRLELMHPGVQYMCLEGFMADPCTPNGHLWNVMITYHGVLMMFFVVIPALFGGFGNYFMPLQIGAPDMAFPRMNNLSFWLYVAGTSLGVASLLSPGGNDQLGSGVGWVLYPPLSTTEGGMSMDLAIFAVHVSGASSILGAINMITTFLNMRAPGMTLFKVPLFSWSIFVTSWLILLSLPVLAGAITMLLMDRNFGFTFFDPAGGGDPILYQHILWFFGHPEVYIVILPGFGIISHVIATFARKPIFGYLPMVWAIIAIGVLGFVVWAHHMYTVGMSLRQQAYFMLATMVIAVPTGVKVFSWIATMWGGSIEFKTPMLFAFGFLFLFTVGGVTGVVLSQAGVDRAYHDTYYVVAHFHYVMSLGAVFAIFAGVYFYFSKMTGRQYSEFWGKVHFWMFFIGANLTFFPQHFLGRQGMPRRYIDYPEAFAQWNFVSSIGAFISFASFLLFFGIVFYALFRGAKETRPNPWNEYADTLEWTLPSPPPEHTFEQLPKQEDWDKGHAH
- a CDS encoding 2-hydroxychromene-2-carboxylate isomerase, which encodes MPEIDFWYSIGSTYTYLTVMRLDEWCAEHDATVNWRPFNVRTVMSAQQNVPFAGKPVKSAYMWRDIERRCAKYHIHAKLPAPYPVSDLALANQVAVLGMKEGWGKSFTQALYRIWFEEGIEAGSESALSEALLRCQQDPRLALGRARSADVIATLEAETETAVKLGVFGAPSFVVRQEVFWGDDRLDDALSWARVGHVI
- a CDS encoding DUF2244 domain-containing protein, whose translation is MPYTWNQTSETEQELRLWPHNSLPPRGAMITILSVFLFGLIPLLAMLGSVVLWGLLPFLLITVFGLWLAIQTNYRARSVFEVLTLSDTQAHLVHYTPGKDQQEWSCNRFWARTEMHEKGGPVPHYVTLVGDGREVEIGSFLSEDERITLYDELSTRLREPVAQ
- a CDS encoding GatB/YqeY domain-containing protein: MDMRSRVNAALKQAMKDKAAERLSTLRLINAAIKDRDIAARALDNEEVKGCGDAEVLEILGKMTKQRKESARAYEEGGRLDLAEREMQEVAVIEEFLPKQLDDDEVSKAIQTAITATGAGSIRDMGKVMGELKTRYTGQMDFGKVGPMVKDHLCAASNGNC
- the carA gene encoding glutamine-hydrolyzing carbamoyl-phosphate synthase small subunit, yielding MAQNAPSKPTACLALADGTLFYGIGFGATGQTVAELCFNTAMTGYQEIMTDPSYAGQIVTFTFPHIGNVGVNPEDDETNDPVAAGMVVKWDPTEPSNWRSAEELKGWLARRGRIAIGGVDTRRLTRAIRQQGAPHVALAHDPEGNFDIEALVAAARGFAGLEGMDLAKDVTCAQSYRWDEMRWAWPDGYTRQEAPAHKVVAVDYGAKRNILRCLASAGCDVTVLPATATAAEVLAHQPDGVFLSNGPGDPAATGEYAVPMIKEILDTTDLPVFGICLGHQMLALALGGQTVKMNHGHHGANHPVKDLDTGKVEITSMNHGFAVDAQSLPDGVVETHRSLFDGSNCGIRMTDRPVYSVQYHPEASPGPQDSFYLFERFADAMEKKKQSA
- a CDS encoding glycosyltransferase family 2 protein; translated protein: MIELNLQNFTTASPIPAPGFRKPLGTCLVEGGTLTQSELDHALHLQSQQNAPLGEILVSEGFATRQDVLNALSVQSGWQIADLEQIPPMPGLCDLKPVGFWLKHNVIPWMRVGPLLLVATARPDRFPAVTNNMRDCDYTIIPVLAASDQIDRTIARQFSRPLAEAAETRVDADQSCRNWTIGSRIVPSVSALGIIALFFAFPWFGMATLLAAAVGTLILFAVLRLAGTFAYLRHSFRQKPEASDAAIPLRQPCVSIMVPLYKEREIANALVHRLKRLTYPKALLDVILVLEEKDEVTRATLAQVDLPSWMRIVEVPELGRLTTKPRAMNYALDFCRGDYVGVWDAEDAPQPDQIERVVAHFTLAAPQVVCLQGSLDYYNPRTNWRSRCFTIEYNSWFRIILPGIARMGLVVPLGGTTFFFRRDKLLELGGWDAHNVTEDADLGVRLCRAGYRTELVDTTTYEEANFRAWPWVKQRSRWLKGFMVTYLVHMRSPQKLLRDLGVAQFLGFQAFFLGTLGQFLLAPVLWLFWLSTLGLVNPMAQVVPQQVATALIILFLTTEALSVCVGCIAVWARERRFLLPWVPTMALYYPLGVVAAYKALWELATNPFFWDKTQHGQASEDQPLA
- a CDS encoding GntR family transcriptional regulator, with translation MSQTRSPTKDAYSLILEAIDVGVYKPGDRLVESELAERFGVSRTPIREALQRLETQSLLERDGRSLIVASLDHNQMAELYIVRRELEGLAASLAAKHATEEEIKVLQEMVIEDDKLVDDPSALSRANRRFHEQIHLASHNRYLVQQLDLVHRTMALMATTSLAVQGRGEIAQSEHKGIVEAIAARDEEAAARALKDHISIAFMTRLKQDASLRDK
- a CDS encoding pyrimidine 5'-nucleotidase; translation: MVKPAFSHVTQWVFDLDNTLYPPHMRLFDQIEVLMTDYVMRAIGVEQAEADRLRAHYWREYGTTLAGLMAEHDLDPDPYLHAVHQVDMSHMDPDAALADHIRALPGRRIVYTNGSAPYAERVLEARGLSGLFDAIYGVEHAGYRPKPEKAAFEAIFAQDGIQAEKAAMFEDDPRNLAAPHEMGMRTVHVAPDPHDADHIHHHTDDLTAFLARLR